The proteins below come from a single Ictalurus punctatus breed USDA103 chromosome 24, Coco_2.0, whole genome shotgun sequence genomic window:
- the LOC124627482 gene encoding E3 ubiquitin-protein ligase TRIM35 — MASKFSEEEFSCPVCCEIFTDPVLLRCSHSVCKVCLQKFWETKGSRECPVCRRKSSMEDPPRNLALKNLCETFLQERSPRSSSASETVCSLHREKLKLFCLDDQQPVCWVCRDSKIHTNHKFCPIDEALTDCKEELKTALKPLQEKLKIFKDCKLHWSQTAEHIKIQAQHTERQIKEEFEKLHQVLRDEEAARIAALREEEEQKSQTMKEKIEKLSRDISSLSDTIRGVEEEMRAEDVSFLQNYEATVRRAQCTLQHPEELSGTLIHVAKHLDNLKFRVWEKMQDVVQYTPVTLDPNTAHPNLIVSDDLTSVRRSDEEQKLPDNPERFDDYSYCILGSEVFNSGTHCWDVEVGDCTVWDVGVMTESAQRKGKIFSRSGIWCVWYYDGKYGTCSTPQPDALLSVTQNLQRIRVQLDWNRGKLSFSDPLTNTHIHTFTHTFTDKLLPFIRVGCNKSPVKLLPLQCSVRVNQIS; from the exons ATGGCTTCTAAGTTTTCAGAGGAGGAGTTCTCTTGTCCTGTGTGCTGTGAAATCTTCACGGATCCTGTTCTCCTGCGCtgcagtcacagtgtgtgtaaagtgtgtttgCAGAAGTTCTGGGAGACCAAAGGATCCAGAGAATGTCCTGTTTGTAGGAGGAAGTCGTCTATGGAGGATCCTCCCAGAAATCTGGCCTTAAAGAACCTGTGTGAGACTTTCTTACAGGAGAGAAGTCCGAGATCTTCATCAGCGTCTGAAACAGTCTGCAGTCTGCACCGTGAGAAACTCAAACTCTTCTGTCTGGATGATCAACAGCCGGTGTGTTGGGTGTGTCGGGATTCAAAAATACACACCAACCATAAATTCTGCCCCATTGATGAGGCATTAACAGACTGTAAG GAGGAGCTGAAAACTGCTCTGAAGCCCCtacaggagaaactgaagatcTTTAAAGACTGTAAACTGCACTGGAGTCAGACTGCAGAACATATAAAG ATTCAGGCCCAACACACAGAGCGGCAGATTAAGGAGGAGTTTGAGAAGCTTCACCAGGTTCTACGAGATGAAGAGGCAGCCAGGATAGCTgcactgagagaggaagaggagcagaagAGTCAGACGATGAAGGAGAAGATTGAGAAGCTGAGCAGAGACATATCATCTCTTTCAGACACAATCAGAGGCGtagaagaggagatgagagccGAAGACGTCTCGTTCTTACAA AACTACGAGGCCACAGTGAGAAG AGCTCAGTGCACTCTGCAGCATCCAGAGGAGCTTTCAGGAACACTGATCCATGTGGCAAAACATCTGGACAACCTGAAGTTCAGAGTCTGGGAGAAGATGCAGGACGTGGTCCAATACA caccTGTAACTCTGGACCCCAACACTGCTCATCCTAATCTCATTGTATCTGATGATCTGACCAGTGTGAGACGCAGTGATGAGGAACAGAAGCTTCCTGAtaatccagagagatttgatgATTATAGTTACTGTATCCTGGGCTCTGAGGTCTTTAACTCAGGGACACACTGCTGGGACGTTGAAGTAGGAGACTGTACAGTGTGGGATGTGGGTGTGATGACAGAATCTGCTCAGAGGAAGGGAAAGATATTCTCCAGAAGTggaatctggtgtgtgtggtaTTATGATGGTAAATATGGAACATGTTCTACACCACAGCCAGACGCTCTCCTCTCAGTAACACAGAATCTCCAGAGGATCAGAGTGCAGCTGGACTggaacagaggaaagctgtcgTTCTCTGACcctctcactaacacacacatacacactttcacacacacatttactgatAAATTACTGCCATTTATAAGAGTTGGTTGTAATAAATCTCCTGTAAAGCTCCTCCCACTTCAGTGCTCTGTAAGAGTGAATCAGATCAGTTAG